The following are encoded in a window of Oncorhynchus mykiss isolate Arlee chromosome 11, USDA_OmykA_1.1, whole genome shotgun sequence genomic DNA:
- the LOC118937461 gene encoding adhesive plaque matrix protein-like: METSDQCSYMMETSDQCSYKMETSDQCSYAMETSDQCSYKMETSDQCSYKMETSDQCSYTMETSDQCSYTMETSDQCSYTMETSDQCSYTMETSDQCSYTMETSDQCSYTMETSDQCSYTMETSDQCSYTMETSDQCSYTMETSDQCSYTMETSDQCSYTMETSDQCSYTMETSDQCSYKMATSDQCSYKMETSDQCSYKMETSDQCSYKMETSGQCCYTMETSDQCSYTMETSDQCSYTMETSDQCSYTMETSDQCSYTMETSDQCSYTMETSDQCSYKMETSDQCSYTMETSDQCSYKMETSDQCSYKMETSDQCSYKMETSGQCCYTMETSDHCSYTMETSDQCSYTMETSDQCSYTMETSDQCSYTMETSDQCSYTMETSDQCSYKMETSDQCSYTMETSDQCSYKMETSDQCSYTMENSDQCPYTMETSDQCSYTMETSDYCSYTMETSDQCSYKMETSDQCSYKMATSDQCSYTMETSDQCSYKMETSDQCSYTMETSDQCSYKMETSDQCSYKMETSDQCSYTMKNSDQCSYKMETSDQCSYTMETSDQCSYTMETSDQCSYTMETSDQCSYKMATSDQCSYKMETSDQCSYAMETSDQCSYTMETSDQCYYAMETSEQCSYKMETSDQCSYKMETSDQCSYAMETLDQCSYTMETSDQCSYTMETSDQCSYKMETQISAPIRWRPQISAPIQWRPQISAPIRWRPQISVPIRWRPQISAPIRWRLRSVLLYDGDLRSVPFLFCPSQVVRTELPIASI; this comes from the coding sequence GACCTCAGATCAGTGCTCCTATAAGATGGAGACCTCAGATCAGTGCTCCTATAAGATGGAGACCTCAGATCAGTGCTCCTATACGATGGAGACCTCAGATCAGTGCTCCTATACGATGGAGACCTCAGATCAGTGCTCCTATACGATGGAGACCTCAGATCAGTGCTCCTATACGATGGAGACCTCAGATCAGTGCTCCTATACGATGGAGACCTCAGATCAGTGCTCCTATACGATGGAGACCTCAGATCAGTGCTCCTATACAATGGAGACCTCAGATCAGTGCTCCTATACGATGGAGACCTCAGATCAGTGCTCCTATACGATGGAGACCTCAGATCAGTGCTCCTATACGATGGAGACCTCAGATCAGTGCTCCTATACGATGGAGACCTCAGATCAGTGCTCCTATACGATGGAGACCTCAGATCAGTGCTCCTATAAGATGGCGACCTCAGATCAGTGCTCCTATAAGATGGAGACCTCAGATCAGTGCTCCTATAAGATGGAGACCTCAGATCAGTGCTCCTATAAGATGGAGACCTCAGGTCAGTGCTGCTATACGATGGAGACCTCAGATCAGTGCTCCTATACGATGGAGACCTCAGATCAGTGCTCCTATACGATGGAGACCTCAGATCAGTGCTCCTATACGATGGAGACCTCAGATCAGTGCTCCTATACGATGGAGACCTCAGACCAGTGCTCCTATACGATGGAGACCTCAGATCAGTGCTCCTATAAGATGGAGACCTCAGATCAGTGCTCCTATACGATGGAGACCTCAGATCAGTGCTCCTATAAGATGGAGACCTCAGATCAATGCTCCTATAAGATGGAGACCTCAGATCAGTGCTCCTATAAGATGGAGACCTCAGGTCAGTGCTGCTATACGATGGAGACCTCAGATCATTGCTCCTATACGATGGAGACCTCAGATCAGTGCTCCTATACGATGGAGACCTCAGATCAGTGCTCCTATACGATGGAGACCTCAGATCAGTGCTCCTATACGATGGAGACCTCAGATCAGTGCTCCTATACGATGGAGACCTCAGATCAGTGCTCCTATAAGATGGAGACCTCAGATCAGTGCTCCTATACGATGGAGACCTCAGATCAGTGCTCCTATAAGATGGAGACCTCAGATCAGTGCTCCTATACGATGGAGAACTCAGATCAGTGCCCCTATACGATGGAGACCTCAGATCAGTGCTCCTATACGATGGAGACCTCAGATTACTGCTCCTATACGATGGAGACCTCAGATCAGTGCTCCTATAAGATGGAGACCTCAGATCAGTGCTCCTATAAGATGGCGACCTCAGATCAGTGCTCCTATACGATGGAGACCTCAGATCAGTGCTCCTATAAGATGGAGACCTCAGATCAGTGCTCCTATACGATGGAGACCTCAGATCAGTGCTCCTATAAGATGGAGACCTCAGATCAGTGCTCCTATAAGATGGAGACCTCAGATCAGTGCTCCTATACGATGAAGAACTCAGATCAGTGCTCCTATAAGATGGAGACCTCAGATCAGTGCTCCTATACGATGGAGACCTCAGATCAGTGCTCCTATACGATGGAGACCTCAGATCAGTGCTCCTATACGATGGAGACCTCAGATCAGTGCTCCTATAAGATGGCGACCTCAGATCAGTGCTCCTATAAGATGGAGACCTCAGATCAGTGCTCCTATGCGATGGAGACCTCAGATCAGTGCTCCTATACGATGGAGACCTCAGATCAGTGCTACTATGCGATGGAGACCTCAGAACAGTGCTCCTATAAGATGGAGACCTCAGATCAGTGCTCCTATAAGATGGAGACCTCAGATCAGTGCTCCTATGCGATGGAGACCTTAGATCAGTGCTCCTATACGATGGAGACCTCAGATCAGTGCTCCTATACGATGGAGACCTCAGATCAGTGCTCCTATAAGATGGAGACTCAGATCAGTGCTCCTATACGATGGAGACCTCAGATCAGTGCTCCTATACAATGGAGACCTCAGATCAGTGCTCCTATACGATGGAGACCTCAGATCAGTGTTCCTATACGATGGAGACCTCAGATCAGTGCTCCTATAAGATGGAGACTCAGATCAGTGCTCCTATACGATGGAGACCTCAGATCAGTGCCCTTTCTCTTTTGTCCGTCACAGGTTGTTAGGACAGAGCTCCCTATAGCATCTATTTGA